From the Caldicellulosiruptoraceae bacterium PP1 genome, one window contains:
- a CDS encoding Mini-ribonuclease 3 has translation MVKYNPLSYAYIGDAVYELFIRDMLIEKYPNFNPHKYHIMSIKYVKASNQAYAIRALWDELDDEEKLIAKKGRNAKPHTIPKNADIVDYKFATAFECLIGYLYLEKREERLQIILQKTFNILTKGRCD, from the coding sequence ATGGTTAAATATAATCCATTATCATATGCTTATATTGGAGATGCAGTTTATGAGCTTTTTATTAGGGATATGCTAATTGAAAAATATCCCAATTTTAATCCACATAAATATCACATTATGTCAATAAAATATGTTAAAGCTTCCAATCAAGCTTATGCTATAAGAGCTCTATGGGATGAACTGGATGATGAAGAAAAGCTGATTGCTAAAAAAGGAAGAAATGCAAAACCTCATACAATCCCAAAAAATGCTGATATTGTTGATTATAAATTTGCTACTGCCTTTGAGTGTCTTATAGGTTACCTTTATCTTGAAAAAAGAGAGGAAAGACTACAAATTATTCTTCAAAAAACTTTTAATATTTTGACAAAAGGGAGGTGTGATTAG
- a CDS encoding ABC transporter ATP-binding protein — protein MIKVENLTKKYGQRYAINNVSFEVKEGEILGFLGPNGAGKSTTMNIITGYISPTDGSVTVDGFDILENPEEVKKRIGFLPELPPLYMDMTVQEYLDFVSDIKKVSPKEKKMSMEKIMDIVKIGDVRGRLIKNLSKGYKQRVGLAQALIGNPPVLILDEPTVGLDPKQIIEIRSVIKSLGKEHTIILSSHILPEVSAVCERVLIINKGKIVASDTPDNLAKRLIHGSKLQVRILGQRQKVTSLLEKIPGVKFVEFAGIKEENTLDFLIEAENDTDIRASIFYAMSDANLPILMMRSVDLSLEEIFLQLTTEEKEVS, from the coding sequence TTGATAAAGGTTGAAAACCTGACTAAAAAATACGGTCAAAGATATGCTATTAATAATGTTTCTTTTGAAGTAAAGGAAGGAGAAATTTTAGGTTTTTTAGGCCCTAATGGTGCTGGTAAATCTACCACCATGAATATTATTACTGGTTACATATCACCAACTGACGGTTCTGTTACTGTTGATGGATTTGATATCTTAGAAAATCCAGAAGAGGTTAAAAAAAGAATCGGCTTTTTACCAGAGCTGCCACCTCTATATATGGATATGACAGTACAAGAATATTTGGATTTTGTTAGTGATATTAAAAAAGTAAGTCCTAAAGAAAAGAAAATGAGCATGGAAAAAATTATGGACATTGTTAAAATTGGAGATGTGAGAGGAAGACTTATAAAGAACCTTTCAAAAGGTTATAAGCAAAGAGTAGGTCTTGCTCAAGCATTAATAGGTAATCCTCCAGTTTTAATACTTGACGAACCTACTGTTGGCTTAGACCCAAAACAGATTATTGAAATAAGATCTGTTATTAAATCTCTTGGAAAAGAACATACAATAATCTTAAGCTCTCACATACTGCCAGAGGTTAGTGCTGTATGTGAAAGGGTTTTAATTATCAACAAAGGTAAGATTGTAGCAAGTGACACTCCAGACAATCTTGCTAAAAGACTTATTCATGGTAGCAAGCTACAAGTAAGGATTTTAGGACAGAGGCAAAAGGTAACAAGCCTTTTAGAAAAGATACCAGGCGTAAAATTTGTTGAATTTGCAGGTATTAAAGAGGAAAATACACTTGATTTCTTAATAGAGGCTGAAAATGATACAGATATTAGAGCTTCAATATTCTATGCTATGAGTGATGCTAATCTTCCAATTTTAATGATGAGATCGGTTGACCTTAGCTTAGAGGAGATATTCCTTCAACTTACAACCGAAGAAAAGGAGGTCTCGTAA
- a CDS encoding ABC transporter permease, whose product MLAVLKKELKLYFSTTTGYIFMGFFLLLSGFFFAVSNVLSASPQYSSTLGSITFIFLIAVPILTMRLITEEAKQKTDQLLLTSPLTLSGIVVGKFLAAVIVFFITLLITCLFPILLSFYGTIALWETVGAYVGFFFLGCSFIAVGLFISSLTENQFVAAVSTFSALLLVWVMDWVKSVLPTDKLAGFIFVLAIVVGIAVWLFFTIRNIFVSVGLGLIGIAVSVFAYFKYSSFYERIIVRFIDWFSLIKRYQEFSIGIFNLSSVVYYLTFCFAFIFLTIRVLEKRRWS is encoded by the coding sequence ATGTTAGCTGTACTTAAAAAAGAACTTAAACTATACTTTTCAACAACAACTGGTTATATTTTTATGGGTTTCTTTTTGCTGTTATCTGGATTTTTCTTTGCTGTAAGCAATGTTTTATCTGCTAGTCCGCAATATAGCAGCACTTTAGGAAGTATTACATTTATTTTCTTAATTGCTGTTCCTATATTAACAATGAGGTTAATAACAGAAGAAGCAAAACAAAAAACAGACCAATTATTACTTACATCACCGCTTACACTTAGTGGTATTGTTGTAGGTAAGTTTTTAGCAGCTGTGATTGTCTTTTTTATAACATTACTTATTACATGCTTGTTCCCTATTTTACTTAGCTTTTATGGAACTATAGCATTATGGGAAACTGTTGGTGCTTATGTTGGATTCTTCTTTTTAGGTTGTTCATTTATTGCTGTTGGTTTATTTATTTCATCACTTACAGAAAATCAATTTGTTGCAGCTGTTTCAACATTTAGTGCTTTACTTTTGGTTTGGGTTATGGATTGGGTGAAATCAGTTTTACCTACTGATAAACTTGCTGGTTTTATATTTGTATTAGCAATTGTTGTTGGTATTGCTGTTTGGCTATTCTTCACAATTAGAAATATATTTGTAAGTGTTGGGCTTGGACTAATTGGTATTGCGGTTTCTGTATTTGCTTATTTTAAATACAGTAGCTTTTATGAAAGAATAATTGTTCGTTTTATAGATTGGTTTTCATTAATAAAGAGGTATCAAGAATTTTCTATTGGTATATTTAATTTATCTTCAGTTGTTTATTATCTAACATTCTGCTTTGCATTTATATTCTTAACAATTAGAGTGTTAGAGAAAAGAAGATGGAGCTAA